A single window of Nicotiana sylvestris chromosome 3, ASM39365v2, whole genome shotgun sequence DNA harbors:
- the LOC104223990 gene encoding NAC domain-containing protein 7-like: MNSFSHVPPGFRFHPTDEELVDYYLRKKITSRRIDLGVINDVDLYKIEPWDLQELCRIGTEEQNEWYFFSHKDKKYPTGTRTNRATAAGFWKATGRDKAIYSKHDLIGMRKTLVFYKGRAPNGQKSDWIMHEYRLETDPNGAPQEEGWVVCRVFKKRIATMRKESEHESPIWYDHDQVSFMDSPKQQHSQSGLTYHYPNYPCKKELDTLHYQIPPPPPHHHQQQFLQLPLLESPKFLPPPPCSSMPVFAINVNNHVHQYGNNNNISTNTNELAGDDQVMDWRVLDKFVASQLSQEEVSKENDYSNTLQGAADDSNLNMVRNLNKQLEAATENTSTASSSSQIDLWK; the protein is encoded by the exons ATGAATTCGTTTTCACATGTTCCTCCTGGCTTTCGATTCCATCCAACTGATGAAGAACTTGTAGATTATTACCTCAGGAAAAAAATTACTTCCAGAAGGATTGACCTAGGTGTTATCAATGATGTGGACCTCTACAAGATTGAACCATGGGATCTTCAAG AACTATGCAGAATAGGGACGGAGGAACAGAATGAATGGTACTTCTTCAGCCACAAAGATAAAAAATATCCAACTGGTACAAGAACAAATAGAGCAACAGCAGCAGGATTCTGGAAAGCAACAGGAAGAGACAAAGCTATTTATTCCAAGCATGACTTAATTGGCATGAGAAAAACTTTGGTGTTTTACAAAGGGAGGGCTCCAAATGGTCAAAAATCTGACTGGATTATGCATGAATACCGACTTGAGACTGATCCAAATGGTGCCCCTCAG GAAGAAGGATGGGTGGTATGCCGAGTGTTCAAGAAGAGAATAGCAACAATGAGGAAAGAAAGTGAACACGAGTCACCAATATGGTACGATCATGATCAAGTCTCATTCATGGACTCCCCAAAGCAACAACACTCTCAGTCTGGCCTCACTTACCACTATCCTAATTACCCTTGCAAGAAGGAGCTTGATACTTTGCATTACCAAATcccacctcctcctcctcatcatcatcagCAGCAATTTCTTCAACTTCCTCTTTTAGAAAGCCCAAAGTTTCTTCCACCACCTCCATGCAGTTCAATGCCAGTGTTTGCCATTAACGTTAATAATCATGTGCATCAGtatggaaacaacaacaatattAGTACCAATACTAATGAACTAGCTGGAGATGATCAAGTGATGGATTGGCGAGTGCTTGACAAATTTGTAGCTTCTCAACTTAGCCAAGAGGAGGTTTCCAAGGAAAATGATTACTCAAATACCTTGCAGGGTGCTGCCGATGACTCAAATTTGAATATGGTCAGAAATTTGAACAAGCAATTAGAAGCAGCTACGGAAAATACTTCAACGGCATCCTCCTCTTCTCAAATTGATCTGTGGAAGTGA
- the LOC104223988 gene encoding monocopper oxidase-like protein SKS1: MGCRLCCIALLFTLCFAADPYVNFELEYSYITVSPLGVPQQVIAVNGKFPGPVLNVTTNYNVVVNVKNKLDENLLVTWSGIQMRRSSWQDGVLGTNCPIPAKWNFTYQFQVKDQIGSFFYAPSLNLQRASGGFGSFIITNRNIIPIPFSPPDGDIVIIIGDWYTRDHKALRKDLDAGKQLGMPDGVLINGKGPFRYNTTYVPDGIDYETINVNPGKTYRVRVHNVGVSTCLNFRIQNHNLLLVETEGYYTSQQNYTSVDIHVGQSYTFLVTMDQNASSDYYIVASPRFVNQSLWQKVTGVAVLHYSNSKGKAAGPLPDPPNDAYDTSYALNQAMSIRQNVSASGARPNPQGSFHYGQINVTDVYLLKSVPPVVIDGKLQATYNGISFKNPETPIRLADVYRVKGDYKLDFPTKPMNRPPKVDTSLINATYKGFIEVILQNNDTVAQSFHMDGYSFFVVGMGFGEWTENNRGSYNRWDAIFRSTTQVFPGGWTAIMASLDNVGVWNLRAENLDRWYLGQETYMRIINPEDHSNKTELPVPSNALYCGALASKQKPQKTSSATTIFRSSEMYLTFMLIFSAVISLLC, translated from the exons ATGGGCTGCCGTTTGTGTTGCATTGCTCTGCTCTTCACTCTTTGCTTCGCCGCTGACCCATATGTCAATTTTGAGTTGGAATATTCCTACATCACCGTTTCTCCTCTTGGCGTTCCTCAACAG GTTATAGCTGTGAATGGGAAATTTCCAGGTCCTGTCCTTAACGTTACAACTAATTATAATGTCGTGGTGAACGTGAAGAACAAATTGGATGAAAATCTGCTTGTCACTTG GTCTGGAATTCAGATGCGACGCAGTTCCTGGCAAGATGGTGTTCTTGGTACAAATTGCCCTATCCCTGCTAAATGGAACTTCACTTACCAGTTTCAAGTAAAGGATCAGATTGGTAGCTTCTTCTATGCTCCTTCCCTCAACCTACAGAGGGCATCTGGTGGTTTCGGTTCTTTTATTATCACAAACCGTAACATTATCCCTATTCCCTTTAGTCCTCCTGATGGGGATATAGTGATAATTATTGGAGATTGGTACACCCGCGACCATAAG GCTTTGAGGAAGGACCTTGATGCTGGAAAGCAATTGGGGATGCCAGATGGAGTACTTATTAATGGAAAAGGACCATTTAGATACAACACGACGTATGTGCCTGATGGGATTGATTACGAAACGATAAATGTTAATCCAG GCAAAACCTATCGGGTTCGGGTGCACAATGTTGGAGTCTCTACTTGTTTGAATTTTAGGATTCAAAATCATAATTTACTCTTGGTGGAGACAGAGGGATATTACACCTCACAGCAGAATTATACTAGTGTAGATATTCATGTTGGGCAATCTTACACATTTCTGGTTACTATGGATCAGAATGCAAGTAGTGATTACTACATTGTGGCGAGTCCTAGGTTTGTAAATCAATCACTCTGGCAGAAAGTAACTGGTGTTGCTGTTTTGCATTATTCCAATTCCAAAGGAAAAGCAGCGGGCCCCCTTCCGGACCCTCCAAATGATGCTTATGACACATCTTATGCACTGAATCAGGCCATGTCCATCAG GCAAAATGTTTCTGCAAGTGGAGCTCGGCCGAATCCTCAAGGATCTTTCCATTATGGTCAAATTAATGTCACAGATGTTTATTTGTTAAAGAGTGTGCCACCAGTGGTAATTGATGGAAAACTTCAAGCTACGTATAATGGGATATCATTTAAAAATCCTGAAACTCCAATAAGGCTTGCCGATGTATACCGTGTGAAGGGTGACTACAAGCTTGATTTCCCAACCAAGCCAATGAACAGGCCACCCAAGGTGGATACCTCCCTTATCAATGCGACGTACAAAGGATTTATAGAAGTCATATTGCAGAACAATGACACTGTAGCACAGAGCTTTCACATGGATGGTTACTCATTTTTTGTTGTTGG GATGGGTTTTGGAGAATGGACAGAGAACAACAGGGGCTCTTATAATCGGTGGGATGCAATTTTCCGGTCTACAACTCAG GTTTTTCCTGGAGGATGGACAGCAATCATGGCATCTCTTGACAACGTAGGGGTATGGAACCTCAGAGCAGAAAACCTGGACAGGTGGTATTTAGGGCAGGAAACTTATATGAGAATCATTAATCCCGAAGATCATAGCAACAAAACAGAATTGCCAGTTCCTAGCAATGCTCTCTACTGTGGTGCCCTTGCTTCTAAGCAGAA GCCACAGAAAACATCTTCAGCGACAACCATATTTAGAAGCTCGGAGATGTATCTTACGTTTATGTTGATATTCTCTGCTGTTATCAGTCTCCTATGCTAG